ACAGCTAGCCGATTGCCCCTGTGGGTGCCCACTGCGGTGGGCACCCACAGGTGGTCGGGGGCCGGGGGAGTGGGGTAGAAAGAACAGGAAGGCTAGACCGTGTCGCCGCGGGTGGGGGTATGCGGCGGGGGAGGGCAATACGTGCATTCGCGTGCATACGCGGCGCAGTCCTGCCACACTAGGGGCCAGGACACCCTCACCCACGGGGTCGCGCGGCCGGGCCTGCGTTGGCTGTTGTTGTTGGCCGCATGCTTTACCGCTGTTATCGCTCCATATGTTCATCGTTTTTCGGGGGGAATTACCACCATGGCTCATCCACGCCACACACACGCCACGGACGCCCAGCTCGTCGCCGCCTACGTCGCCGGGGATGCGGATGCGTTCGGCGAGATCGTCGCCCGCCACGGCACCCGCATGCTGTGGATCGCACGCCGCTACACCAGCAACGACCACGACGCCTACGACGTCCTCCAGGACGCCCTGCTGCGCGCCTCCCAAAACCTCCACCGCTTCCGCTGCGAGGCCCGCCTGACCACCTGGCTCCACCGACTGGTGGCCAACTCCGGCTACGACTTCACCCAGCGGCGCTGCCGCTGCGAAATGCTCACCCTCGACGACGCCACCATCCTGCCCCTCGAGGCCAACGCCGCGCTGAGCTACGAGCCGATCCGCCAGGTCGACCTCGCACTCATGCTGCGCACCGCACTCACCCTCGTGCGCCCCGATCAGGCCATCGCGCTCGTGCTCATTGACGCCATCGGCTACTCCATCGATGACGTCGCCGCCCGCCAACACGTCGCCCCCGGCACCATCAAGTCGCGCCGCGCCCGCGCCCGCACCACACTGCGCGCAGCGCTTGCCGACGCCGCCTGACCCCACCGCCGCGCGCCCCTCGCCGTACGCGACTTCGCGCA
Above is a genomic segment from Corynebacterium uberis containing:
- a CDS encoding sigma-70 family RNA polymerase sigma factor, with amino-acid sequence MAHPRHTHATDAQLVAAYVAGDADAFGEIVARHGTRMLWIARRYTSNDHDAYDVLQDALLRASQNLHRFRCEARLTTWLHRLVANSGYDFTQRRCRCEMLTLDDATILPLEANAALSYEPIRQVDLALMLRTALTLVRPDQAIALVLIDAIGYSIDDVAARQHVAPGTIKSRRARARTTLRAALADAA